Part of the Primulina huaijiensis isolate GDHJ02 chromosome 15, ASM1229523v2, whole genome shotgun sequence genome is shown below.
AAGCACCTCAATGTTTTTTCTGTTTACTTTAAGCTCGAAATCGCTTTTGAATCAACTTCTTTGTTGGTTGTTTCCTCAGCTTTTGCATGGTTTTAATTTGTCTGGTGTACTTTTTATTTGGGGGTATTAGATAATTTACCTAAGCATTTAAAAGCAACCATTATGCATTAGAACAACACAGGATATGTAGGATTACAGTTTATCGTCTTATTCTTAAAGAACTTTTCCCAGCATGTTTTTTTGCGGTGGTTGCCTTGAACATGATTACATTTCTGCGTTTTGGCTTGTatttttcattcagtttacCGGAAACACCAACCCATCATGGGCTGTGAATAACAAGTGGGCTGGCCTTATTAGACCATTCAGGTAACTTTTTCCCTTCGGTTTCTGCGTTGTTCTGGAAGATGCAATTGGGTATTTAGGCTCACTTTATTCATGCGACAGCACAAAGCCAGCTGGTAATGATGTTATTGGCATTGATCTGGGAACCACAAATTCTTGTGTATCTATCATGGAGGGCAAGGTtaagttttgttttttgttttattttattttattttggagtAAATTGATGTTCCAGGTGCTAGTAAATATCATCTAACTGGTTACATATATCTTCTTCAGAATCCAAAGGTTATTGAGAATTCTGAAGGTGCTCGGACCACTCCGTCCGTGGTAGCTTTTAATCAAAAAGGAGAACTTTTGGTCGGCACACCAGCAAAGCGACAGGCAGTCACCAATCCAACCAACACTGTGTTTGGAACAAAGCGTCTGATTGGCAGGCGCTTTGATGATCCACAGACACAAAAGGAAATGAAGATGGTTCCTTACAAAATAGTCAGAGCCCCCAATGGAGATGCCTGGGTTGAAGCCAATGGCCAACAGTACTCACCAAGTCAAATTGGAGCGTTTGTATTGACTAAGATGAAGGAAACTGCAGAGTCTTACCTGGGAAAGTCTGTAAATAAGGCTGTGATCACAGTTCCAGCTTATTTTAATGATGCTCAGAGGCAGGCTACTAAGGATGCTGGCAGGATTGCAGGCCTTGATGTGCAGAGGATAATTAATGAGCCTACTGCAGCTGCGCTTTCCTATGGCCTGAACAACAAAGAAGGTCTTGTGGCTGTTTTTGATCTTGGTGGTGGAACTTTTGATGTTTCTATTTTGGAGATATCAAATGGTGTCTTTGAGGTATGTCCACCAAGTTTGATTTGAATAATCTTGTTGTATTTGCTGATTACATATTGACCATTCAGGTGAAAGCAACCAACGGTGACACATTTTTGGGAGGAGAGGACTTTGATAATACTTTGTTGGAGTTTTTGGTGAGTGAGTTTAAGAGAACTGATGGAATTGATCTGTCAAAGGACAAGCTAGCTCTGCAGAGACTTCGAGAGGCTGCGGAAAAAGCAAAAATAGAGCTTTCTTCAACTTCTCAAACTGAAATCAATTTGCCATTTATCACAGCTGATGCATCTGGTGCGAAGCATCTGAACATTACACTGACTAGATCTAAGTTTGAGGCTCTGGTCAACCATTTGATTGAGAGGACCAAGTCCCCCTGCAAGAGTTGTTTGAAGGATGCTGGTATATCAGTGAAGGAAGTTGATGAGGTTCTTCTTGTTGGAGGGATGACCCGTGTCCCGAAGGTTCAGGAAGtggtttctgaaatttttggcAAGTCCCCAAGCAAAGGAGTGAATCCAGATGAGGCCGTTGCCATGGGAGCTGCTATTCAGGGTGGTATCCTCCGAGGTGATGTCAAGGAGTTGCTTCTCCTGGATGTCACTCCCCTCTCACTTGGTATTGAAACACTTGGAGGCATCTTTACCAGATTGATCAACAGGAATACGACTATTCCTACGAAGAAAAGCCAGGCGAGCATATGAAACATATGATGCGAGTCTTCTTGATTATGATGCTTGGTGTATTGAGCCTTAAGTTTAGTTTGCCTGACCCTAATTTCTGCTGTTTTCAGGTATTCTCTACTGCC
Proteins encoded:
- the LOC140959205 gene encoding heat shock 70 kDa protein, mitochondrial encodes the protein MATAVLLRSLRRRDFTSAPVSAFRTFTGNTNPSWAVNNKWAGLIRPFSTKPAGNDVIGIDLGTTNSCVSIMEGKNPKVIENSEGARTTPSVVAFNQKGELLVGTPAKRQAVTNPTNTVFGTKRLIGRRFDDPQTQKEMKMVPYKIVRAPNGDAWVEANGQQYSPSQIGAFVLTKMKETAESYLGKSVNKAVITVPAYFNDAQRQATKDAGRIAGLDVQRIINEPTAAALSYGLNNKEGLVAVFDLGGGTFDVSILEISNGVFEVKATNGDTFLGGEDFDNTLLEFLVSEFKRTDGIDLSKDKLALQRLREAAEKAKIELSSTSQTEINLPFITADASGAKHLNITLTRSKFEALVNHLIERTKSPCKSCLKDAGISVKEVDEVLLVGGMTRVPKVQEVVSEIFGKSPSKGVNPDEAVAMGAAIQGGILRGDVKELLLLDVTPLSLGIETLGGIFTRLINRNTTIPTKKSQVFSTAADNQTQVGIKVLQGEREMATDNKLLGEFDLVGIPPAPRGLPQIEVAFDIDANGIVTVSAKDKATGKEQQITIRSSGGLSEDEIDKMVKEAEMHSQKDQERKALIDLRNNADTTIYSIEKSLNEYKDKIPKEVVSEIESSVSDLRNAMTTENIDDIKAKLDAANKAVSKIGQHMSGSSGGGDSSTGGSQGGDQAPEAEYEEAKK